From a region of the Mercurialis annua linkage group LG1-X, ddMerAnnu1.2, whole genome shotgun sequence genome:
- the LOC126666087 gene encoding cold-responsive protein kinase 1 isoform X2, producing MLRDGTQVAIKCLSAESKQGKHEFMTEIRVISKIRHPNLVELIGCCIEDNNRILVYEYMENNSLTASLLGSKGKHIAMDWSKRAAICLGTATGLTFLHDEVEPHIVHRDIKASNILLDGKLQPKIGDFGLAKLFPDNVTHVTTRVAGTVGYLAPEYALLGQLTKKADVYSFGVLILEIISGRSSNKAAFGEDLLILVEWTWKLKKEERLLDLVDPELVEYPEDEVQRFIKVALFCTQAAAHQRPTMKQVVEMLSRNVNLNDKALTEPGIYRNKSTHHSGGGSSDNTSSSQKKKGKQSVNHLVSSTELDSTQSVTRMLPR from the exons ATGTTAAGGGATGGTACTCAAGTAGCTATCAAATGTCTTTCTGCTGAGTCAAAGCAGGGAAAACATGAGTTCATGACAGAGATTAGAGTGATATCAAAAATACGGCACCCGAATCTTGTTGAGCTCATTGGCTGCTGCATTGAGGACAATAACCGAATACTGGTGTATGAATACATGGAGAACAACAGCCTGACTGCTTCTTTATTAG GTTCGAAAGGTAAACATATTGCAATGGACTGGTCTAAGAGAGCTGCTATTTGCCTTGGTACCGCTACTGGTCTTACATTTCTTCATGATGAAGTTGAGCCACATATAGTGCATAGAGATATTAAGGCTAGTAACATACTTCTTGACGGTAAATTACAGCCGAAAATAGGGGATTTTGGGCTGGCAAAACTTTTTCCAGACAATGTCACCCATGTTACTACTCGAGTGGCAGGAACAGT AGGATATCTGGCCCCAGAGTATGCGCTACTAGGACAGCTTACGAAAAAGGCTGATGTGTATAGTTTTGGTGTGCTCATACTCGAAATAATTAGCGGGAGAAGTAGCAATAAGGCAGCATTTGGAGAGGATCTGTTGATTTTGGTTGAATGG ACATGGAAACTAAAGAAGGAAGAAAGGCTCCTGGATCTTGTTGATCCTGAACTGGTAGAATATCCGGAGGATGAAGTACAACGCTTCATAAAAGTTGCATTATTTTGTACGCAAGCAGCTGCGCACCAAAGACCGACAATGAAGCAAGTAGTGGAGATGCTTTCCAGAAATGTCAATCTTAACGACAAGGCACTAACAGAACCAGGGATATACAGGAACAAATCTACTCATCATTCAGGTGGTGGTAGTTCAGATAACACATCATCTTCGCAGAAGAAAAAAGGCAAGCAATCGGTAAATCATCTTGTAAGCTCTACCGAGTTAGATAGTACTCAGAGTGTAACACGGATGCTTCCCAGGTGA
- the LOC126654657 gene encoding DExH-box ATP-dependent RNA helicase DExH3, which translates to MPNPKLLRSFFLVNYITNNHTKPSTSFFSRRLFSNYAAEQFSDDEYECDFETHKASSSVANIDEWKWKLSLLLRSETDQEIVSRDRKDRRDYEQISNLAKRMGLYSEMYGKVVVACKVPLPNYRPDLDDKRPQREVVIPLSLQRRVESLLQEHLDRARLNCGEVADGAPDATVVDKAEEVDRDENSESFLDGSVMEKVLQRRSLKMRNMQRAWQESPEGRRLTDFRKSLPAFKERDKLLQAIARNQVIVVSGETGCGKTTQLPQFILESEIESGRGAFCSIICTQPRRISAMAVADRVSAERGEPLGETVGYKVRLEGMKGKNTHLLFCTSGILLRRMLSDRNLSGITHVFVDEIHERGMNEDFLLIVLKDLLPRRQDLRLILMSATLNAELFSNYFGDAPKIHIPGFTYPVRSHFLEDVLEMTGYKLTSFNQIDDYGQDKMWKTQRQLAPRKRKNQITTLVEDALNKSSFESYSSKARDSLACWMPDCIGFNLIEAVLCQICRKERPGAVLVFMTGWEDISCLRDQLKAHPLLGDPNRVLLLTCHGSMATSEQKLIFERPSSNVRKIVLATNMAEASITINDVVFVVDCGKAKETTYDALNNTPCLLPSWISQASARQRRGRAGRVQPGECYHLYPKCVYEAFAEYQLPELLRTPLNSLCLQIKSLQVKSIAEFLSAALQPPEPLTVQNAIDFLKMIGALDEKENLTNLGKYLSMLPVDPKLGKMLIMGAIFRCFDPVLTIVSGLSVRDPFLLPQEKKDLAGTAKSRFSAKDYSDHMALVRAYEGWKDAEREGSAYEYCWRNFLSAQTLQAIHSLRKQFNFILKDAGLVDADAGINNKLSHNQSLVRAIICSGLYPGIASVVHRETSMSFKTMGDGQVLLYANSVNARYPTIPYPWLVFGEKVKVNTVFIRDSTGVSDSILILFGGALSCGAQAGHLKMLDGYVDFFMDPNLAECYLNLKEELDKVIQRKLQDPNLDILKEAKYVMLAVQELVSGDQCEGRFVFRRESKKPKESNESRFSKDGTNPKSLLQTLLMRAGHSPPKYKTKHLKTNEFRALVEFKGMQFVGKPKRNKQLAERDAAIEALAWLTHTNDRDDTSHPDVTENMLKLLGKRPRCKRNSG; encoded by the exons ATGCCGAATCCCAAGCTATTAAGAAGCTTCTTCCTCGTTAATTACATCACTAACAATCACACAAAACCCTCCACTTCCTTCTTCTCTCGCCGCCTTTTCTCCAACTACGCTGCTGAGCAGTTCTCTGACGATGAGTATGAGTGCGATTTCGAGACCCACAAG GCTTCTTCTTCCGTGGCCAATATTGACGAGTGGAAATGGAAGCTCAGCTTGCTATTGCGCAGCGAAACTGACCAGGAAATTGTGTCCAGAGATAGGAAGGATAGAAGGGATTATGAGCAGATTTCTAATCTTGCTAAAAGGATGGGACTTTACAG TGAAATGTATGGAAAAGTGGTGGTTGCTTGCAAGGTTCCACTTCCTAACTACAGGCCAGATTTGGATGACAAGCGGCCTCAAAGAGAG GTGGTCATTCCGCTAAGCTTACAGAGGAGGGTAGAGAGTTTACTTCAGGAACATCTTGACAGAGCTCGACTTAATTGTGGAGAAGTTGCTGATGGTGCACCTGATGCTACAGTTGTTGATAAAGCTGAAGAGGTTGATCGAGATGAAAATTCAGAGTCTTTCTTAGATGGCTCTGTTATGGAGAAGGTTCTTCAGAGAAGGAGTTTGAAGATGCGTAATATGCAGAGAGCTTGGCAG GAGTCTCCTGAAGGCCGGAGGTTGACGGACTTCCGCAAATCTCTACCAGCATTTAAGGAAAGGGACAAACTGCTCCAAGCAATTGCCAGGAATCAG GTTATAGTAGTATCCGGGGAGACTGGATGTGGCAAAACAACTCAACTTCCTCAATTTATTTTGGAGTCAGAAATAGAATCTGGGCGTGGGGCATTCTGCAGTATTATTTGCACACAGCCTCGAAGAATATCTGCCATGGCTGTTGCAGACAGGGTGTCTGCAGAGAGAGGAGAGCCTCTTGGAGAAACG GTTGGATACAAAGTTCGACTGGAGGGTATGAAAGGAAAAAACACGCATTTACTTTTCTGTACCAGTGGAATTTTACTTAGACGGATGCTAAGTGATAGAAACTTGAGTGGTATAACCCATGTTTTTGTCGATGAAATTCATGAGCGAGGCATGAATGAAG ACTTTCTATTGATTGTACTCAAGGATCTTCTTCCACGCCGTCAGGATTTGAGACTGATTCTAATGAGTGCCACTTTGAATGCGGAACTGTTTTCCAACTATTTTGGCGATGCACCAAAAATTCATATTCCT GGATTTACATATCCAGTGAGGTCGCATTTTTTAGAAGATGTGCTGGAAATGACTGGTTATAAGTTAACATCATTTAATCAGATTGATGATTATGGACAAGACAAAATGTGGAAAACACAGAGGCAGCTTGCACCACGAAAAAGGAAAAACCAGATTACTACTCTTGTTGAG GATGCTCTAAATAAATCAAGTTTTGAGAGTTATAGCTCCAAGGCACGTGATTCATTGGCATGCTGGATGCCTGATTGCATAGGATTTAACCTTATTGAGGCAGTTCTCTGCCAAATATGTAGGAAGGAACGGCCTGGTGCTGTCTTGGTATTCATGACTGGTTGGGAGGATATTAGCTGTTTGAGGGATCAACTTAAAGCTCATCCTCTTTTGGGAGATCCTAACAGGGTTCTGCTTTTAACATGTCATGGTTCTATGGCAACCTCTGAACAG AAACTCATATTTGAGAGACCTTCTTCCAATGTACGTAAAATAGTTCTTGCCACAAATATGGCAGAGGCAAGCATCACAATAAATGACGTAGTCTTTGTGGTTGATTGTGGAAAAGCAAAAGAGACCACTTATGATGCTTTGAACAATACACCTTGTCTGCTGCCATCATGGATATCACAAGCCTCTGCTCGACAA AGAAGAGGCAGAGCTGGTCGAGTGCAGCCAGGTGAATGTtatcatctctaccctaaatgTGTATATGAAGCTTTTGCTGAATATCAACTCCCTGAACTTCTGAGAACTCCCTTGAACTCTCTTTGCTTGCaaataaaaagtttacaggTTAAAAGTATAGCAGAATTCTTGTCAGCTGCTCTCCAGCCACCTGAACCATTGACG GTCCAAAATGCCATTGATTTTCTGAAGATGATCGGTGCATTAGATGAGAAAGAAAATTTGACTAATCTTG GGAAATACTTATCAATGCTACCAGTAGATCCCAAGCTTGGGAAAATGCTAATCATGGGTGCTATCTTTCGTTGCTTTGACCCTGTATTGACAATAGTATCTGGTCTAAGTGTCCGGGATCCTTTCCTTCTTCCTCAAGAGAAAAAAGAT TTGGCTGGAACGGCAAAGTCTAGATTTTCTGCAAAGGATTACAGCGATCACATGGCTCTCGTCCGTGCATATGAGGGATGGAAAGATGCAGAAAGAGAAGGGTCAGCATATGAATACTGCTGGAGAAATTTTCTCTCAGCACAAACTCTTCAAGCAATCCATTCTCTAAGGAAgcagtttaatttcattttaaaagatGCTGGGTTAGTAGATGCCGATGCTGGCATCAACAACAAATTAAGTCACAACCAGTCATTGGTTCGTGCAATCATATGCTCTGGCCTCTATCCCGGCATAGCATCAGTAGTG CACCGAGAAACATCTATGTCTTTCAAGACTATGGGTGATGGTCAAGTTCTACTATACGCG AATTCTGTGAATGCACGCTATCCAACGATTCCTTACCCATGGCTGGTCTTTGGTGAAAAAGTCAAAGTTAATACAGTTTTTATACGTGATTCAACTGGTGTATCTGATTCAATACTGATCCTTTTCGGCGGCGCTCTTAGTTGTGGTGCACAG GCTGGGCATTTGAAAATGTTGGACGGTTATGTTGATTTTTTCATGGATCCTAATTTGGCCGAGTGCTATTTAAACCTAAAAGAAGAACTGGATAAGGTCATTCAAAGGAAG CTGCAAGATCCTAACCTTGACATTCTCAAGGAAGCCAAGTATGTGATGCTTGCTGTTCAAGAGCTGGTATCGGGGGATCAATGCGAAGGGAGATTTGTGTTTAGACGTGAAAGCAAGAAGCCTAAGGAGTCGAATGAAAGCAGATTCAGCAAagacggaacaaatccaaaaagcTTGCTGCAAACTCTTTTGATGAGAGCTGGACACTCCCCTCCAAAGTACAAAACAAAACACCTCAAGACAAATGAGTTTCGGGCATTGGTCGAGTTCAAGGGAATGCAGTTTGTCGGTAAACCCAAGAGGAACAAACAATTGGCCGAGAGAGATGCTGCGATTGAGGCACTCGCCTGGTTGACTCACACCAATGACCGTGACGACACCTCCCATCCTGATGTCACTGAAAACATGTTAAAACTTCTTGGAAAACGTCCAAGATGTAAGCGTAACAGCGGTTAA
- the LOC126666087 gene encoding putative serine/threonine-protein kinase isoform X1, producing the protein MGYTCFNKSNSCFSLRKNRPGHQQLEEIDTNNVKVFSFNSLRSATANFHPSNRIGGGGFGVVYRGMLRDGTQVAIKCLSAESKQGKHEFMTEIRVISKIRHPNLVELIGCCIEDNNRILVYEYMENNSLTASLLGSKGKHIAMDWSKRAAICLGTATGLTFLHDEVEPHIVHRDIKASNILLDGKLQPKIGDFGLAKLFPDNVTHVTTRVAGTVGYLAPEYALLGQLTKKADVYSFGVLILEIISGRSSNKAAFGEDLLILVEWTWKLKKEERLLDLVDPELVEYPEDEVQRFIKVALFCTQAAAHQRPTMKQVVEMLSRNVNLNDKALTEPGIYRNKSTHHSGGGSSDNTSSSQKKKGKQSVNHLVSSTELDSTQSVTRMLPR; encoded by the exons ATGGGTTATACCTGCTTTAATAAATCAAATTCTTGCTTTAGTTTGAGGAAGAATCGTCCCGGCCATCAACAGCTGGAAG AGATTGACACCAACAATGTGAAGGTCTTCTCTTTTAATTCACTGCGATCAGCAACAGCGAATTTCCACCCATCTAACAGAATTGGTGGAGGCGGGTTTGGAGTTGTTTATAGG GGAATGTTAAGGGATGGTACTCAAGTAGCTATCAAATGTCTTTCTGCTGAGTCAAAGCAGGGAAAACATGAGTTCATGACAGAGATTAGAGTGATATCAAAAATACGGCACCCGAATCTTGTTGAGCTCATTGGCTGCTGCATTGAGGACAATAACCGAATACTGGTGTATGAATACATGGAGAACAACAGCCTGACTGCTTCTTTATTAG GTTCGAAAGGTAAACATATTGCAATGGACTGGTCTAAGAGAGCTGCTATTTGCCTTGGTACCGCTACTGGTCTTACATTTCTTCATGATGAAGTTGAGCCACATATAGTGCATAGAGATATTAAGGCTAGTAACATACTTCTTGACGGTAAATTACAGCCGAAAATAGGGGATTTTGGGCTGGCAAAACTTTTTCCAGACAATGTCACCCATGTTACTACTCGAGTGGCAGGAACAGT AGGATATCTGGCCCCAGAGTATGCGCTACTAGGACAGCTTACGAAAAAGGCTGATGTGTATAGTTTTGGTGTGCTCATACTCGAAATAATTAGCGGGAGAAGTAGCAATAAGGCAGCATTTGGAGAGGATCTGTTGATTTTGGTTGAATGG ACATGGAAACTAAAGAAGGAAGAAAGGCTCCTGGATCTTGTTGATCCTGAACTGGTAGAATATCCGGAGGATGAAGTACAACGCTTCATAAAAGTTGCATTATTTTGTACGCAAGCAGCTGCGCACCAAAGACCGACAATGAAGCAAGTAGTGGAGATGCTTTCCAGAAATGTCAATCTTAACGACAAGGCACTAACAGAACCAGGGATATACAGGAACAAATCTACTCATCATTCAGGTGGTGGTAGTTCAGATAACACATCATCTTCGCAGAAGAAAAAAGGCAAGCAATCGGTAAATCATCTTGTAAGCTCTACCGAGTTAGATAGTACTCAGAGTGTAACACGGATGCTTCCCAGGTGA